A window of the Plasmodium vivax chromosome 12, whole genome shotgun sequence genome harbors these coding sequences:
- a CDS encoding hypothetical protein, conserved (encoded by transcript PVX_083485A) yields MKRDGKEGAKENPGHLQKRQMVTQGYHAKSPNEGKHQKGGNTNEEEMEKFTKNEPTHRDESSTSRGNTNIAESKRNLQNLLGSYYSSDEESEGGSQRRGDLAQGDAAEDATEDAPHDAAPDEDNTDSQSEGAPDDEGDAQQGKQQTEQNRGNHGKTPKGKEEESPPPLRSPPEGEETKMNYEEEEPASQQQDVKKKRRTSPPRWNKYQKTSDNASENKSPHMAGNVNYNVKNWQSSLHRGCNAGPTWGANPTQVNYQQPPWGGKSYFHNINSGAGRQYPYDGSGQYAYNYGAPTPPKGTPQSVSGIGGLNSISSISSLNNLSLTNFGFSTKKEINVSLENIPVIDQRQILSDWKPTIPEEKTKSQKYNIKTKVYNAASNTFDRVIIHGNKQKRKHQINWLAKEAVEKEYEILQKTNYGKRRTTSDKYGW; encoded by the coding sequence atgaagcgcGATGGGAAGGAGGGCGCGAAAGAAAATCCTGGCCACCTGCAAAAACGACAAATGGTGACTCAGGGCTACCACGCGAAATCGCCAAATGAGGGGAaacaccaaaaggggggaaacacaaaCGAAGAGGAGATGGAAAAATTTACGAAGAATGAACCAACCCATCGCGACGAATCGTCCACATCCCGGGGAAACACGAACATTGCCGAATCGAAGCGGAATCTGCAAAACCTGCTGGGGTCCTACTACTCCAGTGATGAAGAAAGCGAAGGGGGGTCCCAACGGAGAGGGGACCTCGCGCAGGGAGATGCCGCTGAGGATGCCACGGAGGATGCCCCTCACGATGCCGCCCCGGATGAGGATAACACGGATAGTCAAAGTGAGGGTGCCCCCGATGATGAAGGTGACGCACAGCAGGGGAAACAACAAACAGAACAGAATAGAGGCAACCACGGGAAGACGCCAAAgggaaaggaggaagagtCCCCCCCACCCCTGCGAAGTCCCCCCGAGGGAGAAGAAACCAAAATGAAttacgaagaggaagaaccgGCCAGTCAACAGCaagatgtaaaaaaaaaaagacgcacATCTCCCCCGAGATGGAATAAGTACCAAAAAACAAGTGACAACGCAAGCGAAAATAAATCTCCACACATGGCTGGAAATGTTAACtacaatgtaaaaaattggcaaagtTCATTGCATAGGGGATGTAATGCAGGCCCCACTTGGGGAGCCAACCCTACGCAGGTGAACTATCAGCAGCCCCcgtggggaggaaaaagctattttcataatataaattcaGGTGCAGGCAGGCAGTACCCTTATGATGGGAGTGGCCAGTATGCGTATAACTACGGCGCGCCTACTCCCCCCAAGGGAACCCCCCAAAGCGTAAGCGGCATAGGCGGCCTAAACAGCATTAGCAGCATTAGCAGCCTAAACAACCTGTCGCTCACCAACTTTGGCTTCTCAACGAAGAAAGAAATCAACGTGAGTCTGGAAAACATCCCCGTGATAGACCAGAGGCAAATTCTGAGTGACTGGAAACCCACCATCCcagaggaaaaaacaaaaagccAAAAATACAACATAAAAACGAAGGTGTATAATGCGGCCAGCAACACCTTCGATAGGGTAATCATCCACGGGAATAAGCAAAAGCGGAAGCATCAGATAAACTGGCTAGCAAAGGAGGCTGTGGAGAAGGAGTACGAAATTTTGCAGAAGACCAACTACGGCAAAAGAAGGACCACGAGCGATAAGTATGGCTGGTAA
- a CDS encoding hypothetical protein, conserved (encoded by transcript PVX_083480A) — MNAFLLLAIVFSFLGFCRSEHNGTPGGNPAQKHQVISNAQELITKIDAEPVKSQYVTYIYHSSICSYCTKVTDSIKGNQHVEIIDFHEDSNLEELVQTEKPIVVLMKNINKGSSIDRSIFFAELNEKGGKIQVPALEIHDFIMYESDEIIKFYKHLIEKVGGGEGDSEESQEE; from the coding sequence ATGAACgcgtttctccttttggccatagttttttccttcctagGATTCTGTCGAAGTGAGCACAATGGCACGCCCGGCGGCAACCCGGCACAGAAGCACCAAGTGATTAGCAACGCGCAGGAGCTAATAACGAAGATAGATGCAGAGCCAGTGAAGAGCCAATACGTAACGTACATCTACCACAGCTCCATATGTTCCTACTGCACAAAGGTTACGGATTCTATAAAGGGCAACCAACATGTAGAAATAATTGATTTTCATGAGGATAGCAATTTGGAAGAGTTAGTCCAAACGGAGAAGCCAATTGTCGTTTTGATGAAGAATATTAACAAGGGAAGTTCCATCGATAGAAGCATCTTCTTCGCTGAGCTgaatgaaaaaggaggaaaaattcAAGTCCCCGCACTCGAAATACatgattttattatgtacGAATCGGATGAAATTATTAAGTTTTATAAACACTTGATAGAGAAGGTTGGAGGAGGTGAAGGTGATTCTGAGGAGTCACAGGAGGAATAa